A single Sulfurimonas aquatica DNA region contains:
- the cmoB gene encoding tRNA 5-methoxyuridine(34)/uridine 5-oxyacetic acid(34) synthase CmoB: MNLDELRKDREKWMRWKNIAPLREVVDALPELECKVELSDIVKISANFDDNAIYESAKLLMPWRKGPFLIGETFIDTEWQSNIKYNLLRPHFNLKDKRVADIGCNNGYYMFRMQEDSPKSLVGFDPSPLYKTQFDFINHFVKSNIVYELLGVEHLEFYEEKFDTIFCLGVLYHRSDPVAMLKQLFKGLDKKGEVILDTFYIEGDDEMCLCPESSYSKIPNIYFVPTIKALKNWCLRAGFCEFEVLETSVTQANEQRKTSWIEGQSLEDFLDPNDSSKTVEGYPAPARVYVRLIKDKS; the protein is encoded by the coding sequence ATGAACCTAGACGAACTAAGAAAAGATAGAGAAAAATGGATGAGATGGAAAAACATCGCTCCACTGCGCGAGGTAGTAGATGCTTTACCTGAGTTAGAGTGTAAAGTTGAACTCTCAGATATTGTAAAAATAAGTGCAAATTTTGATGATAATGCTATATATGAGAGTGCAAAACTTCTTATGCCTTGGAGAAAAGGGCCGTTTCTAATTGGTGAGACCTTCATTGATACAGAGTGGCAGAGTAATATAAAATATAATCTTCTTAGACCACACTTTAATTTAAAAGATAAACGAGTGGCCGATATAGGATGTAACAATGGTTACTATATGTTTCGTATGCAAGAGGATTCTCCAAAGTCCTTAGTGGGCTTTGATCCATCTCCTTTATATAAAACACAGTTTGATTTTATAAATCATTTTGTAAAAAGCAATATAGTTTATGAGCTTCTTGGTGTTGAACATCTTGAGTTTTATGAAGAGAAGTTTGATACTATCTTCTGTCTTGGTGTTTTGTATCACAGAAGTGACCCTGTTGCAATGCTTAAACAGTTGTTTAAGGGTCTTGATAAAAAAGGTGAAGTAATACTTGATACTTTTTATATTGAAGGTGATGATGAGATGTGTCTGTGTCCAGAGTCAAGTTACTCTAAAATACCAAACATCTACTTTGTTCCAACTATAAAAGCTCTGAAAAACTGGTGTCTACGTGCTGGATTTTGTGAGTTTGAAGTACTTGAGACTTCAGTTACACAAGCAAATGAGCAAAGAAAGACTTCTTGGATAGAAGGACAGTCCTTAGAGGATTTTTTAGATCCAAATGATAGTAGTAAAACTGTAGAGGGCTACCCAGCTCCTGCGAGAGTATATGTAAGATTAATAAAGGATAAAAGTTGA
- a CDS encoding cation diffusion facilitator family transporter, translating into MRLEKKATAVSTSVAGLLVLMKMTVGILSGSIAVFASAIDSFLDLTVSMFNYFALHNAEKDPDDKFHFGRSKIEPLAAVIEGTVISMSAIFILYEALSKIIHPKEMTHMSESIAVMIISFIITALLVAFLTYVAKKTNNMVIKADALHYKTDLFSNGAVLFALGAIHYTGEYLIDPILGIAIAIYMIYSAFPIIKEGILMLLDAALKEDDIKAIEEILDSQEGIKTYHYLQTRESGSHIFISVHTVFNVSITLYDAHLISDSLEAKMKALFKDKKTHVLIHMDPYDDSDINDEEEDW; encoded by the coding sequence ATGCGATTAGAGAAAAAAGCGACTGCTGTTTCGACAAGTGTAGCTGGCTTACTTGTTTTGATGAAAATGACAGTTGGAATTTTAAGTGGTTCTATCGCTGTTTTTGCATCTGCAATAGATAGTTTCTTAGACTTAACTGTCTCTATGTTTAACTACTTTGCCCTTCATAATGCTGAAAAAGACCCAGATGATAAGTTTCACTTTGGACGCAGTAAAATAGAACCTTTAGCAGCAGTTATAGAGGGTACTGTTATCAGTATGTCAGCCATTTTTATACTCTATGAAGCACTCTCAAAAATTATCCATCCTAAAGAGATGACACATATGAGTGAGAGTATCGCTGTTATGATTATCTCTTTTATCATTACGGCTCTACTTGTTGCATTTTTAACATATGTAGCTAAGAAAACGAATAACATGGTTATAAAAGCGGATGCTCTTCACTATAAAACTGACCTCTTCTCAAATGGTGCTGTTTTATTTGCTCTTGGTGCTATTCACTATACCGGTGAATATTTAATCGACCCTATCTTGGGTATTGCCATAGCAATCTACATGATTTACTCCGCATTTCCTATCATAAAAGAGGGTATTTTGATGCTGCTTGATGCAGCTCTTAAAGAGGATGACATCAAAGCTATTGAGGAGATTTTAGACTCACAAGAAGGCATTAAAACTTATCATTACCTTCAAACAAGGGAATCAGGTTCTCATATTTTTATTTCTGTTCATACTGTGTTTAATGTAAGCATAACTCTTTATGATGCACACTTAATCTCTGACTCCCTTGAAGCGAAGATGAAAGCACTTTTTAAAGATAAAAAAACACATGTCTTAATTCATATGGACCCGTATGATGATTCAGACATTAATGATGAAGAGGAAGATTGGTAG
- a CDS encoding tRNA pseudouridine(13) synthase TruD — protein MQRIYLEEKEPIHFKFEQNEDDFIVDEIGLDWKGSGNYTILHIKKVEMTTWDMIAEFAKYLNLNAEKIGYAGLKDKHATTTQYISIEARYEKELKRFKHPQIKILSSKRHSHAIRMGDLVGNRFTINLFEVNQIQAGQIEKLARKSEKLGLPNYFGYQRFGRDGDSIEQAKKMIAGDLHIEDAKLKKFLISIYQSVYFNEWLAERVKMSREQNGGKFLLLEGDLYIDSKGKLFTPKQPQQKDFEAKKVVPTGLLCGRGVYRSTGAAAEIEAKYDDGFLYDKGLRREAIIFPKDIEMKYTNDFDKMNIAFTLPKGSYATVFLENIASKEFKAKKVKKPKK, from the coding sequence TTGCAACGAATATACTTAGAAGAAAAAGAGCCAATACACTTTAAGTTTGAGCAAAATGAAGATGACTTTATAGTTGATGAGATAGGACTGGACTGGAAGGGTAGTGGAAACTATACAATCTTGCATATAAAAAAAGTAGAGATGACTACTTGGGATATGATAGCCGAGTTTGCAAAATATTTAAATTTAAATGCGGAGAAAATAGGTTATGCAGGTTTAAAAGATAAGCATGCAACTACAACTCAGTATATCTCTATAGAAGCTAGATATGAAAAAGAGTTGAAGAGATTTAAGCATCCTCAGATAAAGATACTAAGCTCAAAAAGACACTCACATGCTATAAGAATGGGTGATCTAGTTGGGAATCGCTTCACAATTAACCTCTTTGAAGTAAATCAAATTCAAGCTGGACAGATAGAAAAATTGGCCAGAAAAAGTGAAAAGCTTGGACTTCCAAACTACTTTGGTTACCAGCGCTTTGGTCGTGATGGAGACTCTATAGAACAAGCAAAGAAAATGATAGCTGGTGACCTACACATTGAAGACGCAAAGCTAAAAAAGTTTCTGATATCTATTTACCAAAGTGTTTATTTTAATGAGTGGCTAGCTGAGCGTGTTAAGATGAGCCGTGAGCAAAATGGTGGTAAATTTTTACTTCTTGAGGGTGACCTGTATATTGACTCCAAGGGGAAGCTTTTTACTCCAAAACAACCACAACAAAAAGATTTTGAGGCTAAAAAAGTAGTTCCAACTGGACTCTTATGTGGTCGTGGAGTTTACCGCTCAACTGGTGCTGCAGCAGAGATAGAAGCAAAGTATGATGATGGGTTTCTTTATGATAAGGGGCTTCGTCGCGAAGCGATAATCTTTCCAAAAGACATAGAGATGAAGTATACAAATGATTTTGATAAGATGAACATAGCGTTTACTCTTCCAAAAGGCTCTTATGCAACTGTATTTTTAGAAAATATAGCAAGTAAAGAGTTTAAGGCCAAAAAGGTTAAAAAACCTAAAAAGTAG
- a CDS encoding bifunctional riboflavin kinase/FAD synthetase yields the protein MVILNTVTTIKNSTTIAIGGFDGMHIGHQALFNELGENGTIVVIETGYANLTPKRCREKFTNKNIIYLELESIRHLDGVGFMKLLNEKFVDLEKIVVGYDFHFGKDRRYSYVDLTELFDGEVVVVDEVTHKNDSVHSHKIRAKLQIGDIKSANEFLGHNYTIIGKHIRGQGIGAKELVATINVQATEFLMPKEGVYATLTRINDEEHFHPSVSFVGHRVTTDGSFAIETHILDGEVTCKERVEISFVAYIRGNEKFDSLEELKKMIQKDIAKASKELKFLQL from the coding sequence ATGGTAATCTTGAATACTGTTACTACTATAAAAAATAGTACTACCATAGCCATAGGTGGTTTTGATGGTATGCACATAGGGCATCAAGCACTTTTTAATGAGTTAGGAGAAAATGGTACGATAGTAGTCATAGAGACTGGCTATGCTAACCTAACGCCAAAGAGGTGTAGAGAAAAATTTACTAATAAAAACATCATATATTTAGAGCTTGAGTCTATTCGTCATTTAGATGGAGTGGGATTTATGAAGCTTTTAAATGAGAAGTTTGTAGATTTAGAAAAAATAGTAGTTGGATATGACTTTCATTTTGGAAAAGATAGAAGATACTCTTATGTGGACTTAACTGAGCTATTTGATGGTGAAGTTGTTGTCGTAGATGAAGTGACACACAAAAATGACTCTGTTCACTCTCATAAGATTAGAGCGAAACTTCAAATAGGCGATATTAAAAGTGCCAATGAGTTTTTAGGTCATAACTATACTATAATTGGCAAGCATATTAGAGGGCAGGGCATAGGAGCAAAAGAGCTTGTAGCAACTATAAATGTTCAAGCAACAGAGTTCTTAATGCCAAAAGAGGGTGTTTATGCTACTCTCACTCGTATAAACGATGAAGAGCATTTTCACCCATCTGTCTCATTTGTAGGTCATCGTGTTACAACCGATGGCAGTTTTGCCATAGAGACGCACATTTTAGATGGCGAAGTGACATGTAAAGAGAGAGTTGAGATAAGTTTTGTTGCATACATAAGAGGCAACGAAAAGTTTGATTCACTAGAAGAGTTGAAAAAAATGATACAAAAAGATATAGCAAAAGCCTCAAAAGAGTTGAAGTTTTTACAGTTATAA
- the tlyA gene encoding 23S rRNA (cytidine-2'-O)-methyltransferase TlyA produces the protein MRLDNYLVDEKLADSRTKAQMMIKNSFVSVNGELITKSSFKVEPENDRVTIKEHKQYVSRSAHKLDEFLKEIDLDIQNSVALDIGSSTGGFTQVLLEYGASEVTAVDVGTDQLHKSLKDDSRVHSYESCDIRAFESDKLFEIVVSDVAFISLFYILDDVHRLSQENIILLFKPQFEVGREAKRDKNGVVVDKRAIANAMQRFEDACLLLKWDLVKKSPSQLTGKDGNLEYCYYYKK, from the coding sequence GTGAGACTAGACAACTATTTAGTTGATGAAAAATTAGCAGATAGTAGAACTAAAGCACAAATGATGATAAAAAACTCATTTGTGAGTGTAAATGGTGAACTTATCACTAAGAGCTCTTTTAAGGTAGAGCCAGAGAATGATAGAGTAACTATCAAAGAACATAAACAGTATGTCTCGCGTTCAGCTCATAAACTCGATGAGTTTTTAAAAGAAATCGATTTAGATATCCAAAATAGTGTCGCGTTAGATATAGGCTCATCTACAGGTGGCTTTACGCAGGTTCTTTTAGAGTATGGAGCTAGCGAAGTAACTGCTGTAGATGTTGGAACCGACCAGCTTCACAAATCACTTAAAGATGATAGCCGTGTGCACTCATATGAGAGTTGTGACATAAGAGCTTTTGAGTCTGATAAACTATTTGAGATAGTTGTGAGTGATGTGGCGTTTATATCGCTTTTCTATATACTTGATGACGTTCATAGACTTTCACAAGAAAATATCATCTTACTATTTAAACCACAGTTTGAAGTGGGACGAGAAGCTAAACGCGACAAAAATGGTGTTGTAGTAGATAAAAGAGCCATAGCAAATGCTATGCAGAGATTTGAAGACGCATGTCTGCTTTTAAAGTGGGATTTAGTGAAGAAGTCTCCATCACAACTAACTGGAAAGGATGGTAATCTTGAATACTGTTACTACTATAAAAAATAG
- a CDS encoding FecR family protein — MKLFLMVLFLALALNAEEVAIVKSVEGVATLKSNAKVVSLTKGAKLSSKDVIMTENDSKVVVIFNDNSSLVLGSNSIFSIDKYIFKPIEKEYAFDLSLTKGSVSFESGKIGEVAPENFQLKTPEGVVGIRGTKFLVKVKG, encoded by the coding sequence ATGAAGTTATTTTTAATGGTTCTGTTTTTAGCATTAGCTCTTAATGCAGAAGAAGTCGCAATAGTAAAAAGTGTTGAGGGAGTTGCTACGCTTAAAAGTAATGCAAAAGTAGTCTCTTTAACAAAAGGGGCTAAACTCTCTAGTAAAGATGTGATTATGACGGAAAATGATTCAAAAGTCGTAGTGATTTTTAATGATAACTCAAGCCTGGTTTTGGGTTCTAATAGTATTTTTAGCATAGACAAGTATATATTTAAACCAATAGAAAAAGAGTATGCATTTGATTTATCATTAACGAAGGGTTCTGTATCTTTTGAGTCTGGAAAGATAGGTGAAGTGGCACCAGAAAACTTTCAATTAAAAACTCCAGAGGGTGTTGTCGGGATTCGTGGGACAAAGTTCTTAGTAAAGGTAAAAGGCTAG
- a CDS encoding CHASE2 domain-containing protein: MNSLKIKVTITYLVIVAFTVLTHYILYVSGTTKIVDYKIYDIAQQIIGSFEEEKGESHVVIVDIDEKSINALGQWPWPRIVLAEAVDKIDSYSPSAIGLDLIFPEKDRTSPSQIISFYKDFFNIVSSITGINLNLQDNDKIFASSLKETQSTLGIYLSSEHISNNNSNIFKSIDIDLAKFDIRESKYMTLNTEVIRNATDNFGFLNATIDEDGILRRMPLFRSYNTQYIPTFSLATLLSIDPDLELTKEKSFEILGHKVKTDKHADVLLNYYSDEWYKKVSLIDVISGNIPQDMLMGKIVLIGSSAVGLHDQVTISGGKRVVGVSIHATLIDNLLGGSLLYQPDSYAYVNVLISLFLSLLFFFLLVKKYNKMILVLFVGALISSMTLYMYQLINGVNISIGYFLFPYHIHFFIIGLAYIVIDTYERKAFSEELNRSHVALLDSMVHVAEVHDIETGAHIIRTKKYIKHLATYMYEKGMYKDELSYETIEMMYRTAPLHDLGKVGIEDAILKKNGRLTALEYEVMKTHADLGKHIINNAISSYKANDFFVMARNIAHYHHEKWDGSGYPEGLSGHDIPLEARFMALSDVYDALVSKRVYKEPFSYERTIDIIVDGKGKHFDPVMVEAFLEIQDEFKSIAENYKDNMYS, from the coding sequence ATTAATTCGTTAAAAATAAAAGTAACTATTACATATCTTGTCATTGTCGCGTTTACTGTTTTAACTCACTATATCCTTTATGTGAGTGGTACTACCAAGATAGTAGATTATAAGATTTATGATATTGCACAGCAAATTATCGGTAGTTTTGAAGAAGAAAAGGGTGAGTCCCATGTTGTTATAGTTGACATTGATGAGAAGAGTATCAATGCTTTAGGACAATGGCCTTGGCCAAGAATAGTTTTAGCAGAAGCAGTAGATAAGATAGACTCTTATTCACCAAGTGCTATTGGACTTGACTTGATATTTCCAGAAAAAGATCGTACTTCTCCTTCGCAAATCATCTCTTTTTATAAAGACTTTTTCAACATAGTAAGTAGTATAACTGGTATAAATCTAAACCTTCAAGATAATGACAAGATCTTTGCATCATCCCTAAAAGAGACGCAGAGTACACTTGGCATATATCTGAGCAGTGAGCATATATCAAACAACAATAGTAATATTTTTAAAAGTATAGATATTGACCTAGCGAAGTTTGATATACGAGAGTCAAAATATATGACTCTTAATACAGAAGTCATTAGAAATGCAACCGATAATTTTGGTTTTTTAAACGCGACAATAGATGAGGATGGGATTTTACGTCGTATGCCTCTCTTTCGATCTTACAACACTCAGTATATTCCAACATTTTCACTAGCTACTCTGCTAAGTATAGACCCTGATTTAGAGTTGACAAAAGAGAAGAGTTTTGAAATTTTAGGGCATAAAGTTAAAACTGATAAACATGCAGATGTACTTCTTAACTACTACTCTGATGAGTGGTATAAAAAAGTTTCTCTCATCGATGTTATAAGTGGAAATATCCCACAAGATATGCTTATGGGTAAAATAGTCCTTATAGGCTCTTCTGCAGTTGGTCTACATGATCAGGTGACTATATCTGGTGGGAAGAGGGTAGTGGGTGTTAGTATCCATGCTACTCTTATTGACAACCTACTTGGTGGCTCTTTACTCTATCAGCCAGACTCTTATGCTTATGTAAATGTTTTAATTTCACTCTTTTTAAGTCTCCTGTTTTTCTTTTTACTTGTTAAAAAATATAATAAGATGATATTAGTACTCTTCGTAGGTGCTCTCATCTCCTCAATGACACTGTATATGTATCAGTTGATTAATGGCGTTAATATCTCTATAGGTTATTTTTTATTTCCATATCATATACACTTCTTCATCATAGGTTTGGCATATATTGTCATAGATACTTATGAGCGAAAGGCTTTTAGTGAAGAGCTTAACCGCTCTCACGTAGCGCTTCTTGATAGTATGGTTCATGTCGCTGAAGTACATGACATCGAAACAGGCGCGCATATCATTAGAACAAAAAAGTATATTAAACACCTTGCTACATATATGTATGAAAAAGGCATGTATAAAGATGAACTCTCTTATGAGACTATAGAGATGATGTATAGGACAGCACCACTGCATGATTTGGGTAAGGTTGGGATTGAAGATGCCATTTTAAAGAAGAATGGTAGACTAACTGCCCTAGAATATGAGGTAATGAAAACGCATGCTGATTTGGGCAAGCATATAATTAATAACGCCATCTCTAGTTATAAGGCAAATGACTTTTTTGTGATGGCAAGAAATATCGCACACTATCATCATGAAAAGTGGGATGGAAGCGGTTATCCTGAGGGACTTTCAGGTCATGACATACCGTTAGAAGCTCGTTTTATGGCACTCTCAGATGTTTATGATGCACTTGTAAGTAAAAGAGTCTACAAAGAGCCATTTAGTTACGAGAGAACTATAGACATCATAGTTGATGGCAAGGGCAAGCACTTCGACCCTGTAATGGTTGAAGCATTTTTAGAGATTCAAGATGAGTTTAAAAGTATTGCTGAGAATTATAAAGACAATATGTACTCATAA
- a CDS encoding OmpA family protein: MKIFFYYFILFFGLSLSADFKYNLDDEYYPYTDVVKRESPKTIIVLAEGEKKDSSITVKNSMSSVVVDKANQVVNILSAKKAPTQPRDISKEEFEKIFTQLSKHIYAKSLKYLIYFKINSSTLESNEKINEIVEYSKNKKDLYIKIIGHSDTKGSLEYKESISRQRAENISKLLIKAGLVYENLSVEWYGDANLAVQTDPGVYEELNRRVEILIR, encoded by the coding sequence ATGAAAATATTTTTTTACTATTTTATATTGTTTTTTGGATTGAGCTTATCTGCTGACTTTAAGTATAATCTTGATGATGAGTACTATCCTTATACTGACGTGGTAAAAAGGGAATCACCAAAAACTATAATAGTCTTAGCGGAGGGCGAAAAGAAAGATAGCTCTATTACAGTTAAAAACAGTATGAGCTCGGTTGTTGTGGACAAAGCAAATCAAGTCGTCAACATACTCTCTGCAAAAAAAGCACCTACACAACCAAGAGATATCTCAAAAGAAGAGTTTGAAAAAATATTTACACAACTCTCTAAACACATATATGCAAAATCCCTCAAGTATCTTATATATTTTAAAATAAACTCTTCAACTTTAGAGTCAAATGAAAAGATAAATGAAATAGTAGAGTATTCTAAAAACAAAAAAGATTTATACATAAAGATAATTGGACATTCGGATACTAAAGGTAGTTTGGAGTATAAAGAAAGTATATCAAGGCAAAGAGCAGAAAATATTTCCAAGCTTTTAATTAAGGCTGGATTGGTCTATGAAAACTTGAGTGTTGAATGGTACGGAGATGCAAATTTAGCAGTTCAAACTGATCCTGGTGTGTACGAAGAACTTAACAGAAGGGTTGAAATATTAATTCGTTAA